In Fimbriimonadia bacterium, the DNA window CCTCGCAAAGGGAACCTGAGGTGCACGACCTCTTCATCACCTTCGAAGGGCCGGAAGGCGGGGGCAAGAGCACGCAGATCGAGAGGTGCTCGGAGTGGCTGGCGTCCGAAGGCTACTCGGTGGTGTTAACGCGTGAGCCTGGAGGCCAGCACGCACTCGGTGAGGGGGTGCGAAACCTCTTGCTCGGAGGAGAACCGGTCGTGCCGATTGCCGAGATGTTTCTGTTCCTGGCCGACCGCGCCCAACACGTTGCTCAGGTCATCGTCCCGGCACTCGAACGAGGTGAGATCGTGCTGTGCGACCGGCACGCGGACTCGACGACGGTGTATCAAGGCATCGCCAGAGGATTGGGCCGGGAGCGGGCCGAGGAGCTGAACCGATTGGCGACCTGTGGATTGGAACCAGACCTGACCATTCTGCTCGACATCCCACCGGAAGTGGGACTCGCCCGCCTGATCGACTTAGACAGGCTAGACCGTGAGGCACTCGAGTTTCACCGAACGGTTCGAGAGGGCTTCCTCGCCCTCGCGGCGGAGAACCCACGCTATTGCGTGATAGATGCATCTCAGTCGCTGGACGAAGTCGCCGGCCGCACGCGTGAAGCGATCGCTGCACTGCTCTCGGCACGCGGCTATAATAGGGTCACCCCAACCCAGGAGGGCCCATGAAGCTACTGATCGCCGTGGTGCACAACCGTGACAAGAACAACATCACGGACGCGCTGCTGCGGGCAGGATACAAGTTCACTACCATCGCCAGCACGGGTGGCTTTCTGCGTGAGGGCAACTCCACGCTGCTGATCGGAGCGGAAAACGACCAGGTAGAGTCGGTGATGGCCCTGCTGGG includes these proteins:
- the tmk gene encoding dTMP kinase encodes the protein MHDLFITFEGPEGGGKSTQIERCSEWLASEGYSVVLTREPGGQHALGEGVRNLLLGGEPVVPIAEMFLFLADRAQHVAQVIVPALERGEIVLCDRHADSTTVYQGIARGLGRERAEELNRLATCGLEPDLTILLDIPPEVGLARLIDLDRLDREALEFHRTVREGFLALAAENPRYCVIDASQSLDEVAGRTREAIAALLSARGYNRVTPTQEGP
- a CDS encoding cyclic-di-AMP receptor; its protein translation is MKLLIAVVHNRDKNNITDALLRAGYKFTTIASTGGFLREGNSTLLIGAENDQVESVMALLGENCKSREQYVNALPPDAAPIGTFLPTTPMKVTVG